In the genome of Metabacillus litoralis, the window GTTATGATATTTTCTCTAAAAATTTCTTTTCAAACTCGATTGAATTCACTGCTTGTGAAAAGAGATAGCCTTGTCCAATTTTACAACCATTTTCAAGTAGAATTCTTACTTGATTTTCCTTCTCTATTCCCTCAGCTACAACATTTAAATTCATGTTGTTTCCCAAATCAATAATGGTTTTGATCATCATCTGTTGGTTATGATCGTCTGGATTTTTAATAAAAGACTTATCAATTTTTATCGTATCGATCGGTAGCTGCTGAAGCACATGTAAGGAGGAGTATCCAGTTCCAAAATCATCTATAGAAATTTTAATTCCTAACTTTCTTAGACGATTTAAAATATGAATACTAACATTTATCTCTTGCATAATGCTTTCTGTAATTTCTAATTCTAAAAATTGTGGCTCTAGCCTTGACTCTTGTAGAGCTTGACTGACAATTTCAACAAAATCTTTATTTTTAAGTTGCCTTACAGAAACATTGATTGAAACACATAAAGATGGATAGCCTTTTTCCTGCCATGCTTTACTCTGCTTACATGCTGTCTTTAGCACCCATTCTCCAATAGAGATAATTTGTCCTGTTTCTTCCGCAATGGGAATAAATTCAACAGGCGAAATTATACCTAATTCAGGGTGATTCCAACGCAGCAACGCTTCCATGCCATTGATCTTATTAGTCTCTAAATCTACCTTTGGCTGATAAGAAAGAGAAAAGTGATTTTTTTCGATAGCACATCGCAGTTCATTTTCTATTTTCATTTTTCTAGTATTTATTTTTTCTAGTTCCGTGTTATAAAATTTAAAGTTGTTTTTCCCATTTTCCTTCGCTAGATACATGGCAGCATCAGCATTTTTAAGAAGGTCCTCACCATTATCTCCATGATCAGGATATCTACTAATCCCTATACTTGGTGTGACGATAATTTCATGTTCATCTATTCGAAATGGCTGCGTAAATTCATTTAATATCCTATGGGCTATCATTGAACATTGTTCTTCTAAACCTTCAGAAACGATGATGACAAACTCGTCTCCGCCTAGTCTATAAATTTGAGCAGAATCATCTAAAGCGTCGCTAAGTCGTTCTGCTGTTTTTATCAAAACGTGATCTCCGCGATAATGTCCTAGTGTATCATTTATTACTTTAAATCGATCAAGGTCTAATAATAAGACAGCCATGCTTTTATTAGTAGCATGATTCAATCTTTCACTTAAATCCTCTTGAAAGCTAGCTCGATTATTTAAACCAGTCAATGGATCATGATAAGCCAAAAATTTATACTCTTCCACAAGCTTTTTATTTTTAGTTAAAACTCTAAGTTGGCGAGCTATAATCAAGTTCATAACAATGACCAAACCTAAACTAAGAAGATTTAGTTTCCATTCATAACTATGTGTAACTAAAACAATCAGAACGATTACACTAAAGTATGGAAAAATTCTTTCTCTAGTATCGAATGGATTCATAATGTGCAATCTTGTTTCGGCCCTATTATTCTTAGCGTAATAGCCTCCAATTCCTATCAATAAGATTGACACCATCCATAGAAAATCCGACAAACCTCCAGGCTGATACGTTTCCATCGTCGCTTGATATGCGTAATAAGAATCAGCTATTACTTGCAAAAAGAACCCAATAATAAGATATAAAAACATATTCTCTTCTTGTTTAACTTGTTGAATTAAATAGTAAAGAATCGTTATAACAAATAATATACTTAAACTTATAATAGGATAGGCAATATTTGTGATAATCATGATAAAAGATTCCGATTTTAAGATATTCGGTCTTATTAAATAATGTGCACTAACGGCTGTAGCTGATATCATAAAAACAACGATATTAAATATGTAGGAGCTAGTTGATGCAATAAGACTAAATTCTCTTACTTTATAAATCAAGGCCGATAAATAGAACATATAAGCTAAAAGCCAAATGAAATAAGAGTTATCAGGAAACAGGGTTGTACTTTCAAACAATTGGTGCTTAAACCATAAAGTATTTGATAGTATTGTCAGAATGACACCGATTCCTAATAAAAGCCAAAAGTATTTACTTTTCTTACTCATACTTTTATAAGCTTTTATGAGCCAAATCAAGCTAAGAATTCCAACAATGATTTGAACGAAAGTAAGTCCTAAAGATTCTAGTAAAGGATCATGTATAAAGATCTTCCAAGTGAAATAAATGAAAGCGGATACAAAAAGTGTGGTTGTAGGTAGTCGACCAATCTTTAGCATAGCAATCCCCCACTTAATTAAAAATAAAAGCTTTATAAAAATAAAAGGCTACTTCCAAATGGAAATAACCTTAAATCGTTATTCCTTTGGAAACTCAGCCACCATAGGTTTCCCCGTAGGTCTGTAGCTTTGCGTCATCATTTTTCAATGATTTTGCCTTTTCAGTGAATTTTTTTTAATTATTTCATTTATTTTATCATGTTTACCTTGTAAAAAATAGTCCTTTTTAACTATGAGAATCGTTTTGTGGAACGTTATGTCGAACATGCATGGAAATGGTTCCAATTTCATAAAGACAGGGCTTTCAAAAATGACTATACTTCTTTTACAACTATTATTTCGAGGTGAACACAGAGTGAAGGTATTTAGAAGCGCAATTGGTTTCATGTTTCTCCTATTTGTAGCGTTTTACCCTATTAATGCAAGTGCAGCAACGTTAAATGAAGCCCAACTTGCTGTGAAGAAAGCAGAAAGCTATGGAGGATCATTAAAATGGCAAATGTCTGTGGAAAGAAACAATGGAATTAGAGACATAGATATGAAGCTTTATAATGATACGAAAACTTATTATCAAAAAGCAGTCACTATTGTTTCTTCCTTAAAGAAAAGCACAGCTAAAACTCAATTAGAAGCTAGATTATCTAGTAATGTGAAACAACAAATTGATAAATCAGCCACTTATATTGATGCTTTAAAAGTTGGACAATCTGTAGAGGCAAAAAGATTAGAGCTTAAAAAACGCAATGATTCTCTTGTCATGAATCATGAGACAGTTATTCTTTATAACAATCTCTCTGCAGAAATCAAAAAGCTAGACCGAGTTGTTTCACGAGTGTATGGAAAGCCAAATCGTGATGCCTTTCGTGAAAAGTTTGTAAATCCAGCAAGATTAGAGCAAAACAGAATTATTTATCCTGTATCTGCCTTTATTGAACTGGAACGGGCAAAACAAGAATTGGCTAAAAATGAAGTGAATGTTGATTATGTTCTAGATCGATTTATTTTGATTGATCGCTTTCTAGAAAAAATCGAACAGGAATCTATTTACTTAAACATTGCGAGTAATCTTCACATCCTAGAAATGGAATTGGCTGACATGAATACCTTTGATGGACCAAGAGTCATTTCTGTTGAGGTGGTTGAAGACGCAGCTAATACGATTCGTGTTCTATTCAAAGGCGGAGAGGCAGATCCTGTAGAAGAGGAATACTATGAAATCGAGATACCATACGAGGTTGGGAAAAACAGTGTTATTGGCTTTGAGCATGGTGGCTATGAGTATTTGGTGAATATCTATTGGAATGAAGGTCAATTTGGCGGTTTATTTGCACATGTTATTGAGCTTGATTCTAGAATAATAGAATAGGTTCTAAGCAAAAAAGAGAAATCCTCATTCGGATATCTCTTTTTTTAGTTTACTAGATAGTAACCAGTCTTTAAATAAACTCTGAACGACCGCTCTTTTTTCAATCGTCATCAAGTGACCCGCCTGATCAAGGACTGAAAAGGAAAGATTAGAAAACATATCCAGAAAAGGAAGATAATCACGATAACCGCAAATAGAATCCTGTTTCCCTAAAATAAAAAGTGTAGGAGTATGTAAATTGTTCATGTCGCTAAACGGGTCATTCTTCAAGTAATACCCCTCTTCCCTCCAATTAGACAAAAGAAACTCGCGATCTGCTAATAAACGACCTGGCTGAATTGTACGGAGAAAGGATTCAATATTTTCCTTTGTTTGATAAACAAGTAAAGTGTTAATAGCACCTCTAACCTCGGGATCTATTGTTTTCAATACATCCTCATCTACTTCTCTTACCACTTTTATTGGTAAGGTTCTTTCTTTTTTATGGATGGCAGGTGCAAGTAAACACAAGCTCTTTACGGAATCTCTTTTTCTACTAAAAATTCCTTGAGCTAAATACCCTCCATAAGAATGACCTACTAACGAAAATGTGTGAACTTTTAACTCAGTCTCTATAAAAGAAAGAATTATATCTAAGAAATCTTGAGTAGACTTTAGACTTTTCCCAATCTTACTTTTCCCGTGAGCTGGAATGTCTATATAAATTCGCTGAAAGCCTTTCATATTGTGAAAAATAGGCTCGATCCAGGCTGTCATGGAGCGATGATCTGTTCCCATAGCATGTAAAATAAGAATAGGATGTCCCTCTCCATACGTTTCATAAAATAATTGACTATCTTTAAAATGAACGATCATCTATCATTCACCCTTTCATTATTGGTTATCTAAGAGCTGGATACTTTATCTAGAAACACAGAAGAATCATATGGATTAACTATAAAATGCGAATGTCCTCTCCCTCTATTAACTTAATATGAATACCCGTTGAGGTTCCCCCACCAATAGGATTCGGCACATCTGTTAGGTCAAGTAACGCTTTTACTTCAATCGTTTCTTCACTATTTCCTTCTATTGTAAATATGTGAGGGCCATTCAAATTCATGAGCGACTCCATTCGTACTTCATCTTCAGGGAAAAAAGAATCTAAAAATTCTATTTCAAATGAAACAGATTCACTGCTGCGATTATGCAAAACGATTGAGCATTCCCCATTTAATAGATCTTCGCTCACATGATCAAATTGACAGGTACCACTTCCATCATACGAAATGGCTGCTATCCCCTTAGCTAAGGTTTCTTGATACATGGTAATCAAAAGTGTTGGTAGAATTGAATAGACCAATATAACGATGATCATCGTTCTTACACGATATTTCTTTAAACCAATACCAAGTAAAATCATTGCCAGAATAAACAAGAAAGATCCAATGATTCCGAGTACAACGTACCCATCTTGGTCTCGAATTGGTAACATCATGAATGAAGCCCGTGCGTCAATTGTTTTATTAGTAGGATATGGAAAATAGAAGCTCATACATATACATAAAATCACAGCTGAACCAATGAGTGCTAGTTTGCTTTTTACCATGCTATCCCTCTTTAAATAAGTTTTCATTTTTATCTTGATAAGTTAAAGCTCAAAGGCAGTCACTACCTTCTGAATGCGCCTGCTCTCTATTGTTAGAGATAGATATGGTTCATTAGAATTCGTCTTACTCAGTTTCATGCAAACCATTCAGTTCGGAATGACGTTTTATCAGGTTGACGAGCTCTTGCTTTTGATTGTGTGATAGTTCATCCATAAGTTTCACGTCATAGTTTTTGACCTTATACTTATTATAATACAGGCTTCTCGTATTACGTAAGTGCTTGTGATAGGATTAGGCAATCATTTGATATGAATAGGGATAGCGTTTTGACTGTTTGAGCATTTGTAACAAAGATCGGTGAATTCACTCTTAGGTTATGAATGAGGAGAAAATAAGCCTTCTTCGATACAGCAAATATTTAGCAGACATAATAATCTATTGCTGTAATGAATGGAAAATAAAAAAACAATCAACTCTATTAGAGTAATGATTGTTTTTTCGGAAAAATCAAATTTTAAATTTACTTATTTCTACTCTTAGGTCATTTGCCATTTCACTTAACAACTGGGCAGAAGAAGTGATTTCTTCATTTGAAGCAGATTGCTCTTCTACAGTAGCTGCAACATTTTGGACACTAGATGAGGCTTGCACTGCAATGTCATCTATTTCTCTGATGCTTTCGGTCGTTGTCTTTGTTCTCTCATCAACCATGACCATAGCTTTAATTGCTGAGTCTGACTTATTTCCTATGTTGTGAACATATTGAACAATGTCTTTAAACGCTTCACCACTCTTATAAACCATGCCTCTTCCATCTTCGACAATGATCGTCCCACTATTTATAGAATCAACAGCCTCAGTGGTTTGAAGTTGTATCTCATTTACCAATTTTCTAATTTCTTCACCGGCTTTAGAGGAACCCTCTGCTAGCTTTCTAACCTCTTCGGCCACTACAGCAAATCCTTTACCTGCATCCCCAGCTCGTGCGGCTTCGATTGAAGCATTTAAAGCTAGTAAGTTTGTTTGATCCGCAATGTTAGTTATTAAGGAAACAATTTGACTGATTTCCTTAGATTTTTCTCCCAAAGTATTCATTTTTTGCGAAGAGGACAGAACTGAATGTTGTATTGTATCCATTTTATTAATCGTTTCATCTATTAACTTTAATCCAGAATCTGCCTTATCGTTTGTTACATTAGCTAAATCGGAAATCGTTTGAATAGAAGCTGCAACATTGTTTAATTCGTCACTAACTAATTTAGAAGATTTAAAGAGTTCGGATGTTTTCGCTGTTTGTAGTTCTGAACCAGATACAATAGCTTGAATGGCATTTGATATTTGCTCAACTGAAGCACTGCTTTGTTCGGTACTAACTTTAAAATCTTCTGAATACGAAGCAACTTTAGCAGATGTATCATTAGTTTTTGTCACTACTTTATGTAAATTACTGATCATTAAATTAAATGATGATGCTAATTGACCGATTTCATCTTTTGAGTTTTCTTCTATAATAATTGTCAAATCCCCATTTGCAGCTAATTTTGTTGCCTCTAGTACTTTTTTAATTCGATTAATAATTAAAAATCTCGTAGCTAATGATATGATGACA includes:
- a CDS encoding methyl-accepting chemotaxis protein; its protein translation is MDFKKNTKSKITDKMDVKVSIRLKMIVVVIVSLVISSPISQYINLLLKEYVDGSFGVFVNTSITLLVATVIISLATRFLIINRIKKVLEATKLAANGDLTIIIEENSKDEIGQLASSFNLMISNLHKVVTKTNDTSAKVASYSEDFKVSTEQSSASVEQISNAIQAIVSGSELQTAKTSELFKSSKLVSDELNNVAASIQTISDLANVTNDKADSGLKLIDETINKMDTIQHSVLSSSQKMNTLGEKSKEISQIVSLITNIADQTNLLALNASIEAARAGDAGKGFAVVAEEVRKLAEGSSKAGEEIRKLVNEIQLQTTEAVDSINSGTIIVEDGRGMVYKSGEAFKDIVQYVHNIGNKSDSAIKAMVMVDERTKTTTESIREIDDIAVQASSSVQNVAATVEEQSASNEEITSSAQLLSEMANDLRVEISKFKI
- a CDS encoding alpha/beta fold hydrolase produces the protein MIVHFKDSQLFYETYGEGHPILILHAMGTDHRSMTAWIEPIFHNMKGFQRIYIDIPAHGKSKIGKSLKSTQDFLDIILSFIETELKVHTFSLVGHSYGGYLAQGIFSRKRDSVKSLCLLAPAIHKKERTLPIKVVREVDEDVLKTIDPEVRGAINTLLVYQTKENIESFLRTIQPGRLLADREFLLSNWREEGYYLKNDPFSDMNNLHTPTLFILGKQDSICGYRDYLPFLDMFSNLSFSVLDQAGHLMTIEKRAVVQSLFKDWLLSSKLKKEISE
- a CDS encoding EAL domain-containing protein; amino-acid sequence: MLKIGRLPTTTLFVSAFIYFTWKIFIHDPLLESLGLTFVQIIVGILSLIWLIKAYKSMSKKSKYFWLLLGIGVILTILSNTLWFKHQLFESTTLFPDNSYFIWLLAYMFYLSALIYKVREFSLIASTSSYIFNIVVFMISATAVSAHYLIRPNILKSESFIMIITNIAYPIISLSILFVITILYYLIQQVKQEENMFLYLIIGFFLQVIADSYYAYQATMETYQPGGLSDFLWMVSILLIGIGGYYAKNNRAETRLHIMNPFDTRERIFPYFSVIVLIVLVTHSYEWKLNLLSLGLVIVMNLIIARQLRVLTKNKKLVEEYKFLAYHDPLTGLNNRASFQEDLSERLNHATNKSMAVLLLDLDRFKVINDTLGHYRGDHVLIKTAERLSDALDDSAQIYRLGGDEFVIIVSEGLEEQCSMIAHRILNEFTQPFRIDEHEIIVTPSIGISRYPDHGDNGEDLLKNADAAMYLAKENGKNNFKFYNTELEKINTRKMKIENELRCAIEKNHFSLSYQPKVDLETNKINGMEALLRWNHPELGIISPVEFIPIAEETGQIISIGEWVLKTACKQSKAWQEKGYPSLCVSINVSVRQLKNKDFVEIVSQALQESRLEPQFLELEITESIMQEINVSIHILNRLRKLGIKISIDDFGTGYSSLHVLQQLPIDTIKIDKSFIKNPDDHNQQMMIKTIIDLGNNMNLNVVAEGIEKENQVRILLENGCKIGQGYLFSQAVNSIEFEKKFLEKIS